In Crinalium epipsammum PCC 9333, the following are encoded in one genomic region:
- the smc gene encoding chromosome segregation protein SMC, producing MVHIKRVELSHFKSFGGTTQVPLLPGFTVVSGPNGSGKSNILDALLFCLGLASSKGMRAERLPDLVNHNQPHRGTVEASVTVTFDLSDAPSALAEEGSGEDTETPKSLDWSVTRRLRVTQQGSYTSNYYINGESCTLTELHEQLNRLRVYPEGYNVVLQGDVTSIISMNPKERREIIDELAGVAAFDRKIVQAKETLESVKEREDSCRIVERELILQRDRLSQDRLKAEKYQKLRAELQEKQQWEAVLKWRSLQQKEWELKEQIAAGDQTNNQLTEQLSQITAEIQQTTAELDQLNTHVKALGEEELIAVQSKLANQQAEQRQLQRQQQELNLSLENTRATLKQTQSDSQQQQQRLEQLSQEQQHHQTQIAVLEEQRNAAQQIVEQSREAASAIASASEAWVQQQTALSRQIETILKTIDPQRTEQAQLKERYSQLADKIAEQNHLLQTTEPQLIAKQTDTIELEKQLANCSDEVHVIAQSLAAAEQELQIQQDTQKRLLSEQREKQRQLDKLEAQAQAQQEAQGTFATKILLQAGLYGICGLVAQLGRVEPRYQLALETSAGARLGNLVVEDDGVAAAAIEILKQRKAGRATFLPLNKIQAPRFSETAALRYANGFINYAVNLVECEPRYRNIFAYVFGSTVVFENLNTARVHLGQYRIVTLDGEILEASGAMTGGSINQKSSLHFGTGDAGESIETITLKVRLEEIEKILERCADKIFNLSSKTKHLSQEFNEAKQQRRETQLIFEQSQKEIKTLIAQQEQLRSQLSKNTQDLNNAQQRLQVLEVELPAKETDLQALRQTLAELEASQTHSEWQQIQTRIKGEEAELQTRETALRAAQQKLQDLKNQQQRLTEKIEEGNQRLGEFETQQNQQQHQLSIINEQLSIISDEIAGSQASFAELEEKLGEEKQMRDRTEQQLRSRHLTQQQLEWQLQKLQETQQTRRTELATVEQQRTEQQAELPDPLPTVPDNEETRNLADLQAQMRSLAKRLQAMEPVNMLALEEYERTQTRLSELTEKLTTLEAERTELLLRIENFTTLRLHAFKEAFDAVNENFQTIFATLSDGDGYLQLDDSEDPFNGGLNLVAHPKGKPVQRLASMSGGEKSLTALSFIFALQRYRPSPFYAFDEVDMFLDGANVERLSRMIKQQAQQAQFIVVSLRRPMIESAERTIGVTQARGAYTQVLGIKL from the coding sequence ATGGTGCATATAAAGCGCGTCGAACTTTCCCACTTCAAATCCTTCGGCGGCACTACCCAGGTTCCCCTGCTACCAGGGTTTACAGTGGTTTCTGGACCTAATGGTTCAGGAAAATCAAATATCCTAGACGCTTTGCTGTTTTGCTTAGGACTCGCCAGTTCTAAAGGAATGCGGGCGGAACGTCTTCCCGATTTAGTTAACCACAACCAACCTCATCGCGGAACTGTCGAAGCTAGTGTCACGGTGACATTTGACTTGAGTGATGCACCGTCAGCTTTAGCAGAGGAGGGAAGCGGGGAAGATACAGAAACACCTAAATCTTTAGATTGGAGCGTTACCCGTAGACTGCGGGTTACTCAGCAAGGTAGTTATACCTCGAACTACTACATCAATGGTGAATCTTGCACCTTAACGGAACTTCACGAACAACTAAATAGACTGCGAGTTTATCCCGAAGGCTATAACGTAGTGCTGCAAGGGGATGTGACAAGCATTATCTCGATGAACCCCAAGGAACGTCGAGAAATTATTGACGAGTTAGCTGGGGTAGCAGCATTTGACCGCAAAATTGTTCAAGCAAAGGAAACTTTAGAATCTGTTAAGGAACGAGAAGATAGTTGTCGCATTGTTGAGAGAGAATTAATTTTACAACGCGATCGCTTATCTCAAGACCGCCTCAAGGCAGAAAAATACCAAAAACTCCGCGCAGAACTGCAAGAAAAACAACAGTGGGAAGCGGTGCTAAAATGGCGATCGCTCCAGCAAAAAGAATGGGAACTGAAAGAACAAATAGCCGCCGGAGATCAAACTAATAATCAACTTACAGAACAATTATCTCAAATCACAGCAGAAATTCAGCAAACAACGGCTGAACTAGATCAACTCAATACCCATGTCAAAGCATTAGGTGAAGAAGAACTAATTGCTGTACAGTCAAAACTGGCAAATCAACAAGCAGAACAACGCCAACTGCAAAGACAACAACAAGAGTTAAATCTATCCTTAGAAAATACTAGAGCAACGCTTAAACAAACGCAAAGTGATAGTCAGCAACAGCAGCAAAGATTAGAACAACTTAGTCAAGAACAACAGCATCACCAAACGCAAATTGCTGTTTTAGAAGAACAAAGAAACGCTGCTCAACAAATAGTAGAACAAAGTAGAGAAGCGGCGAGTGCGATCGCCTCCGCCTCTGAAGCTTGGGTACAGCAACAAACCGCCCTCAGTCGTCAAATTGAAACCATCCTCAAAACCATCGATCCTCAACGTACAGAACAAGCACAACTAAAAGAACGTTATAGCCAATTAGCAGATAAAATAGCAGAGCAAAATCACCTTTTACAAACTACTGAACCACAACTGATTGCTAAACAAACTGATACCATAGAATTAGAAAAACAATTAGCAAATTGTTCTGATGAAGTTCATGTCATCGCTCAATCTTTAGCAGCAGCAGAACAAGAACTGCAAATTCAACAAGATACTCAAAAACGCCTGCTTTCTGAACAAAGAGAAAAACAACGCCAACTAGATAAATTAGAAGCGCAAGCGCAAGCACAACAAGAAGCGCAAGGCACATTTGCTACTAAAATATTATTACAGGCAGGATTATATGGAATTTGTGGATTAGTTGCTCAATTAGGTAGAGTTGAACCACGCTATCAACTAGCTTTAGAAACTTCCGCAGGTGCGCGTTTAGGTAATTTAGTTGTAGAAGATGATGGCGTAGCAGCAGCAGCAATTGAAATATTGAAACAAAGAAAAGCTGGACGCGCAACATTTTTACCTTTAAATAAAATTCAAGCGCCAAGATTTTCAGAAACAGCAGCTTTACGTTATGCCAATGGATTTATTAATTACGCTGTTAATTTAGTTGAATGCGAACCTCGTTACCGTAATATTTTTGCTTATGTTTTTGGCAGTACAGTTGTATTTGAAAATCTGAATACTGCCCGCGTTCATTTAGGTCAATATCGTATTGTTACCTTAGATGGTGAAATTTTAGAAGCTAGTGGCGCGATGACTGGCGGTAGTATTAATCAAAAATCTAGCTTACATTTTGGTACAGGTGACGCTGGCGAATCAATTGAAACTATTACTTTAAAAGTGCGACTAGAAGAAATTGAAAAAATATTAGAACGTTGTGCAGATAAAATATTTAACCTTTCTAGTAAAACAAAACATCTATCTCAAGAATTCAATGAAGCCAAACAACAACGACGGGAAACTCAATTAATTTTTGAACAGTCGCAAAAAGAAATTAAGACTTTAATTGCACAACAAGAACAACTGCGATCGCAATTATCTAAAAATACTCAAGACTTAAATAATGCTCAACAACGGTTACAAGTTTTAGAGGTAGAATTGCCTGCAAAGGAAACAGACTTACAAGCTTTACGGCAAACTTTAGCAGAGTTAGAAGCATCTCAAACTCATAGCGAATGGCAACAAATTCAAACCCGCATTAAAGGTGAGGAAGCAGAGTTACAAACGCGAGAAACAGCTTTACGTGCTGCACAGCAAAAATTACAAGATTTAAAAAATCAACAACAACGTTTAACAGAAAAAATTGAAGAAGGAAATCAGCGCCTTGGAGAATTTGAAACGCAACAAAATCAACAACAGCATCAATTATCAATTATCAACGAACAATTATCAATTATCAGTGATGAAATTGCTGGAAGTCAGGCATCATTTGCAGAATTAGAAGAGAAATTAGGGGAAGAAAAACAAATGCGCGATCGCACTGAACAACAATTGCGATCGCGTCATCTTACCCAACAACAACTAGAATGGCAACTGCAAAAACTCCAAGAAACCCAACAAACCCGCCGTACAGAACTAGCAACAGTAGAACAACAACGCACTGAACAACAAGCAGAATTACCCGATCCTCTGCCCACAGTACCAGATAACGAAGAAACGCGAAACTTAGCGGATTTACAAGCACAAATGCGATCGCTTGCTAAACGTCTGCAAGCAATGGAACCAGTGAATATGCTGGCGTTAGAAGAATACGAACGTACCCAAACCCGTCTCTCTGAACTAACAGAAAAATTAACAACCTTAGAAGCTGAACGTACCGAACTACTATTAAGAATTGAAAACTTTACTACCTTAAGGCTACACGCTTTTAAAGAAGCATTCGATGCAGTTAATGAAAACTTTCAAACAATTTTTGCCACACTTTCTGATGGTGATGGCTACCTGCAATTAGACGATTCCGAAGATCCATTTAATGGTGGCTTAAACTTAGTTGCACACCCCAAAGGCAAACCAGTACAGCGACTTGCTTCCATGTCAGGGGGTGAAAAATCTCTTACAGCACTAAGTTTTATCTTTGCGCTACAACGCTATCGTCCCTCACCATTTTACGCCTTTGATGAAGTCGATATGTTTCTCGATGGGGCAAACGTAGAACGACTATCTAGAATGATCAAACAGCAAGCACAACAAGCACAATTTATTGTTGTCAGTCTCAGACGACCGATGATTGAATCAGCAGAGCGTACTATCGGCGTTACCCAGGCGCGAGGAGCCTATACCCAAGTTTTGGGGATTAAACTGTAG